AGTAGCTGGCCCTATTTGTAGCTTATTACTTGCTTTGTTGTTTTGGATTCTGTCGAAATCCGTGCTTGTATCTTCATATATACAACTTCTTGCAATATTCGAATATCTTGCCTTCATCAACATAGCCCTTGCAGTCTTCAACCTGGTTCCGGGCTTTCCTCTCGATGGGGGAAGGATCCTTAGGGCTTATCTTTGGGATAGGTGGGGTGATATGAGAAAAGCAACTCATACAGTAAGCCGGATCGGAAGCGGATTTGGTATAGGATTGATAATACTCGGTCTGATTAATTTTTTTTTGGGAAACTTCATCGGAGGAATTTGGCTTGTTTTCATCGGTATGTTTTTAAACCAGGCCTCAAAGTCCGGTTATCGAATGACTCTGGCCAAAGACGCACTTACTGGTGTAAAGGTAAGAGACATCATGACATCCAAAGTCACTTCGGTCCCCGCTTCGATTTCACTTAACGAACTAGTCAATAAATACTTCCATCAATTTATCTTTATCTGCTTTCCGGTTGTCAATGAAGAAGGCGAGCTTTTAGGTCTAGTCTCGCTCAGACAGATAAAGGATGTACCCAAAGAATTATGGGATCAAAAAACTGTAGGTGATATTATGATGAGAAATTCTGATTTCAATATTCTCAGTCCCGATGATGATGCTTTAAGAGCGGTAAACTTGATTATGAGAAACGACCTGGGAAGAGCCCCAGTAGTAGAGAGAAGAAAACTGGTTGGAATAATTACGAGAAGAGACATAATGACATTTCTCTCCATTAAGTACGAACTTGGCACCTAACTTTTTATAAATGACATCAAAATTTGTACTCGCTTCCTCTTCCCCAAGAAGGGAAAAGCTGTTCAGGAAATTAGGACTAGACTTTAGGATAATTTCACCAAATGTGGTAGAAAAGCATATAAATGGTGAATCTCCAGTAGAGTACGTACGGAGAATTTCTCTAGAAAAGGCTTTAGCTGTTGCGGCTACGTTGAAACATAAACATATAGTAATAGGTGCTGACACGATAGTTGTAT
Above is a window of Thermodesulfobacteriota bacterium DNA encoding:
- a CDS encoding site-2 protease family protein, giving the protein MIGNGVKLTKILGIEIWVDYSWLVIFALVTWSLAGGFFPKEYPGLTSLAYWIMGAFAAILLFLCVLLHELSHSYVAQKSGIAVPRITLFIFGGVAQIAEDPKNPKIELNVAVAGPICSLLLALLFWILSKSVLVSSYIQLLAIFEYLAFINIALAVFNLVPGFPLDGGRILRAYLWDRWGDMRKATHTVSRIGSGFGIGLIILGLINFFLGNFIGGIWLVFIGMFLNQASKSGYRMTLAKDALTGVKVRDIMTSKVTSVPASISLNELVNKYFHQFIFICFPVVNEEGELLGLVSLRQIKDVPKELWDQKTVGDIMMRNSDFNILSPDDDALRAVNLIMRNDLGRAPVVERRKLVGIITRRDIMTFLSIKYELGT